TTAAAGCTTTACCATCTTAACTTTAAAGCATAACGATTGTACAATATATTATTTGCACTATATTAATATTTTAATTGATAAAATCATAGCTGATTGTAAAATCTTACCGTACAATAAATCAAATAGTTATTGGTTTAACTTGTACTGAGATGATAAAAATATACCTACCCTTTCTCTCATCCCTGATTATGATTTTGGCATTTTCTTCCTGCCGCCAGGAAGAAGCCTCACCAATCCGAAATGTTAAAGCCGGCCCTACGTTACTGCGCGTGCAAGCGGGTGACGGACCTTGTGTCAGTTATACTTACTTTCTTGATAATCAGAAGAAAAGCCTGGGGAGCGTGTTTACAAAGCAGGTGCTGGTGAGTTTTTCTGATGGCCTCAGCACTGAAGCCGAGGCGGATATACTGGCAAAGTATGAATTTGTGAAAGGCAAAAACGGACAGTTAAGCTCTAACTCAGCCATATTGCACAATGTGGAGCTTACGGACGGCTTGAATTGTAAAGAAGTAGAGCGGGCCATGCGCCTGCTGGCCGGAGAGGCAGCTATCACGTACGTAGCACCTTACTTCCTGAATGAAGACGGATTGCTCGGTATCAGCAACGAAGCAATCGTAACCGTTCAGGACGGGCAGGATGCGGCCTTGCAACAGTTAGCGACTACTTACCGTGCAGAAGTGCTGATGCAGCTTAGCGGAAAAACTTACCTGGTGCGGGTAGACAAAGACTCTAAAGGAAATGCGCTGGAATTGGCTAACTTCCTGAAAAATAAACCCGGAATAGCCCATGCCGAGCCGGATTTTGTGGTGTCGCTGCAAGTATCAGAGGAAACTACTTACCCCGTGGTTACACGCAGAAGCAGATTGGCCCTGGCGCAATAACACAGCACAGCTACAAAAAAGGCCTGCTCCCGGATAATGGGAGCAGGCCTTTTTTGTAGCTGCATTTTTAAATGTAAATCGCCTGTGCCTTCTCGCGCAGGTTGTATCCTGAGGCCATTACCTCGCCGTAGGCACCGGCCGTGCGGATGGCGATCAAGTCGCCGCGATTGGTCTCAGGCAGGTTCACCGCTTTGCCAAAGCAATCGCTCGACTCGCAGATAGGCCCCACCACATCGTAGCGCACTTCCTGCTTCTGGCTTGTCAGGTTCTGTATTTTGTGATACGACTGGTACAGGGCAGGGCGGATAAGCTCCGTCATGCCGGCATCAAGTATGGCGAAGTTTGTTGTCACACCATTCTTGATGTACAGCACCCTCGATACCAGCGTGCCGCATTGCGCCACCAGCGCCCGACCTAGCTCAAAGTGCACCTGCTGCCCCGGACGAAGCTCCAGGAATTGGTTGAACAGCCCAAAGTAGGCGGCAAAGTCCGGAATGAGGTTTTGCTCTGGCGCATAATAATCCACGCCCAGGCCGCCACCTACATTCACGTGCTCCAGCATGATGTTGCGTGCCAGGAACCACTCCTGAAACTCGTTCACCCGCGTACACAGGTTCTTGAACACCGTTAGGTCTGTAATCTGGGAGCCGATGTGGAAATGGATACCGATCAGCTGGATGTGCTTCAGCTTCTGAATCAGATCCAGCACGGCTTCCAGTTCCCAGGCGTTAATGCCGAACTTGTTTTCCTCTAGCCCTGTGGTGATATACTTGTGTGTGTTGGCATTTACGTTCGGGTTGATGCGCAGCGCGATACGGGCTACGGTACCTTTCTTCTCAGCCAGCTCGTTCAGCACCTCCAATTCATGGCTCGATTCGCAGTTGAAGCAGAAGATTTCTTGCTCTAGCGCATAGTTTATCTCTGCATCAGATTTGCCTACGCCTGCAAAAACGACATCCTTCGCCGCAAAACCATTTTCGATGGCCGCTTTAACCTCGTTGCCGCTTACACAATCGGCACCAAAGCCAAATTCGCGCATCGCATCAAGTATAGGTCCGTTTGCATTCGCTTTCAGGGCGTAGTGCACGTGAAAGTTATACTTGCCTGCTTCCTGCTGAGCAAACTGCAGCGTTTGGCGCAGCAGGTTCAAGTCATATACATAAAGTGGGGTAGCATGTTGCTGCAACTGCTCCGGGTTCAGGTTCAGCATGGGCTCAGTTTCTGCTAAAAATTCCATCGTTCAGTTTCGTTAATGCCTCCACCTTGTTCTCTGTGTTGATCAGGAGGCTAATATTATTCTTGCTGCCGCCGTACGAGATCATACGCAGCGGGATTTGCTTCAGCGCCTCAAAAATAGCCAGGCCGGAGCCGCTTCGCTCGGCAATAAAATCACCCACCACGCAAACAATTGTCTGCTCCCGATCTACCTCTACCTGTCCGAATTTCGTCAGCTCAGCCACGATCTCGTCCAGGTACTTGTCGTTATCGATTGTCAGTGACACAGCTACCTCCGAGGTGGTTATCATGTCGATAGGCGTTTTAAAGCGCTCGAACACCTCAAACACACTGCGCAGGAAGCCATAGGCCAGCAGCATGCGGCCCGATTTAATTTTGATTGCCGTGATGCCGTCTTTCGCGGCCACCGCTTTCAACTTGCCACCCTCAGAAGTCGAGGAGATGGTGGTGCCTTTTGCCTCAGGCTCCATGGTGTTCAACAGGCGCACCGGAATGTTCTTCTGCTTAGCCGGCAATACGCTGCTTGGGTGCAGGATCTTAGCGCCAAAGTATGCCAGCTCCGCCGCCTCATCGTATGACAGCTCCGCAATTGGGTAGGTGTTTTTCACGATGCGCGGGTCGTTGTTGTGCATGCCGTCGATATCAGTCCAGATTTGAATCTCAGCTGCGTCTGCCGCCGCCCCGATCAGCGAGGCAGAGTAGTCAGAGCCGCCGCGCTTCAGGTTGTCGACCTCACCAAATGCATTGCGGCAAATGTATCCCTGTGTTATAAACAGTTTCACATCCGGGTGCAGGGCCAGTTCTTTCTGCAGGTTCTTCGCGATGTAAGCAGCATCCGGCTCCTCGTTCTCGTCTATCTTCATGAAGTTAAGCGCGGGCAGCAGTACGGATGTTATACTGTGCTCCTCCAGGAAAAACTGAAACAAGGCGGTACTCAGCAATTCGCCCTGCGCCAGCACCGCGCGCTCTTCATGTACAGTGAAAAGATCTAGGGTAAAGGCCGTCAGGTGTTCAAAATGTTGCGTCAGCAGTCCGTTTGCCTGTTTCTTTTTCTCGTCGGTGGTGTAGAGCGCGTCTACTACCTGTTTATACTTGTCGTGCAGCGCATTGATGAGCGCCCTTGCTTCTGCTTTATCGTTCTGGAACAGCTTCTCGGCAATTTGCACCAGGCTGTTGGTAGTGCCCGACATAGCCGAAAGCACTACGATTGTTGGCTCATCGCTCTGGATGAGAGAGGCTACCGCCTTCATTCTATCAGCAGACCCCACAGAGGTGCCGCCGAACTTCAGTATTTTCATGGATATAGGTATGAAAACAGGATTTGTATAAGTAGCTGCAAAAGTACGAAAACTTGAGTACTGTTCTGTACTTGTGCGCATAGATTGTGGTGTATCTGTCAATATGATAGAGCAGCGCAGACTTTGGCAGGTGTAACTGAAGTCTGCCGGGGGAATCTAACAGGCATTTTAAATTACACGGTGCACTTGCGTACACCATGGTCTTGCAGGTATATTTTAACCCGCGCGTGATCGCAAACAGTTGTAAGCAAAAAAGACCGGCTGCCCATGGCAACCGGTCTTTCAAGAATTAGCTGTTTCTGAAATTTATTTTTTCATGATCTTGGCCGTGCCACTTACATCGTTGCCTTGTAGGCGCAGGATATACATGCCAGTGCTTAGGCCCCTAATCGGAAGCTTCAGCTCGTTTACCCCAGGCTGCAGTTGCACTTTGCCACGGTATACTTCCTGACCGCGCATATCCACCAGGCGTACACTTGCCTCACCGGCGGCAGGAGCCGTCACTGTCAGATTGATTTCCCGCTCAAATGGGTTCGGCCATACTTGCAGTTGTGCGAGTGCTTCCACACCCTTCAGGCTGATGGCGATTACGTTGCTGTAAGCGAACTCCCCATCAAAGTCTACCTGCTTCAGCCTGTAGTAAACAGCCCCGGAGAGCGGCTGCGAATCGATGAAGGTATAGCGCTGCTCCTGTACCGTAGTACCGGCGCCGGCCACAGTTCCGATTGGCTCAAACGTTTTACCATCTGCGCTTCGCTCTACTACGAACTCTTTGTTGTTCTCTTCGGAAGCTGTGAGCCACTTCAGGTTCACTTTACCGTTCTGCACAGTGCCAGTGAAGTATACCAGCTCAACTGGGAGTGGTACGATAGCGGGTTCTTGTCCGTAGATGATGATCGTGAGCGAGGTTGTTGTTGTACCGCCTCGCTGATCAATTGTAAACACGCTAAACGTATAGGTGCCAGGAATCAAAGCTCTAGGATCTGTTACAACAACATTGCCATTACCTAGCAGCCCTGTTCCAGGGGGCAAAGCAGTGCCTGCAACTACTTGAGCATCTCTAACTCCGTTGGCTGAAGCTGGTGAAGAAGGAAGCTTGTCTGTGTCTGTAGCTGTAGCTAGCACATTATTGACAGCATACTGGTTCACATACTTTGGCGGTGCTATGTTATAGGTGGTAGGGCAGTTTATTATTACCGTAGTGTTGGCAGATTTATCGCCACAGATAGGAGTAGTCACCGTCCAGGTGAAAACATATGTTCCTGATGTAAGGCCCGATACTGTTGTACTGGCACTGTTCACGTCCGCGAAGGTAGGATTTGCATTAGTTCCCTCTGTTGCCGTGCTTACTGACCATTTTCCTGTGCCTGGAGCCGGATCACTACCTTGTAGCGTAACCGTGCTGCCACAAACTGTTTGTTCTGCTCCGGCAGAAACCGAGCGGCCTGCGTCGCTGATTTCCAGAGTTACCCTGTTGGTGAGGTTTACCGTGCAGTTATTTGCAGAGGCTGTGAAATAGTAAGTATGGAGACCTGTTGTGGCTGGACTTACTGTAACTGACCGCGTCGTTCCATTGCCTATAAAAGGAGCTCCTGTTCCCGTGATCTCTGTGCCGCTTCCTGAGCCATCTGCTCTGAAGAGTCTGTAAGTAGCCCCATCGTTGTTCGTGTCAACATATATAACCGCAGCTCCACCAGGGCATGTCCGTGTGGTGCTTATTCTAACTGCTTGGTCTGTACGTGGGCCAGCAACAGTATAAGTTACCTTGTTAGCGTTTTCTACAGCGCAGCTTGTGTTGGTCTGCGTTGTATTTACAATCCGGATACCATACGTTGTGGTTGCACTAACGGAGGCTATAGTGAAGCTTATTGGTCCTGTTGTAGTTGGGCCAGTTCTAGGGTTAGGACTGCCGCTAGTTGTTAGTACTAATTCTTTGGTAGCATCGTTGATCAACTCATATCTGTAGCCCGGCTGTGCACCGCTCAACGTAATAACAGGAGAAGCTCCTGCACAACCGCTGGGGCTGTTTATGGAAACACCATAATTGTTAGGTGGCAACGGATTTATGCTTACGCTTACTCTACCTAGCAACACCTCGCATGCTGATCCGTTTATTTTCCTTGCCCTTACGCGAAGCGTAGTAGCGGCAGTGATCGGTCCGGAGGTTAAAGTGATCGTTCCCCCTGTGCCAAGCACAGAGCTACCTGTTTCTGAGTAAGTAAAGTTAGGACTGGTACCGGACTCTGTAACCAACCTGTAGGCAACTCCTCGTTCTGAATTGCCAACTGTGACAGTAGCGCTGCTGCCAACGCATACTGTGCTGGCTGTTGGACTTACCGTTGGTCCCGAAGATGGTGGCACACATTGTACAATCAGCGGAGCTGTTTTCGCACTCTCGCAGCCTGTTTCTGATGTTCTGAAGCTGGCTGTAATAGCGGCACCTGCAAATATCTCCAGAGGGTTAAAACCTTCCAGTACAAAGTTACCATTACTGTTTGCTGTTACAGGATTGTATGGGCTGCCCTCTACATATAGCGTAACAATGGAGTTAGCCGGGGCTATACCGCTTATGGTTGTTTGACCTTCGGTAATTGGCCCCGTTACAGTAATTGTTCCAGTAGGTGCAGGATTTGAAGTAACTGTGTTGGATGTCAGGCTGGTTGCTTTTCCTGCAGTAGTAGCCCTGGCTGTGATCGGAACACCAGCTGCAATTCCCGTTCCATTGTTCAGGGATGATAGATCAACAGACCAGAATCCATTTGCATTTACAGTGCCTGTTAGGCCAGTGCTCACCCCATTGGCAAATATGGTTACCACACTACCTGGTTCTGTCGAAGTACCGGTTATGAGTCTTACAGGGCCGCAGGTAGTAATTGGGTTGATAACTGGAGTAGCCGTGGTTTCTCTTACAGTAAGTAAGTTAGAAGGAGTAGAAATAGCATTCGCACATAGGGTACTTGTGCTAATCTGAGACCGCACAGCTACAACATCGCCTGGAGTAAGTCTGATACCTGGGGTATTCAGCGTGTAGGTAGTTGTAGTCGATAACTGAGGAATGGCTTGCGTGAAGCTTGTAGCTACACCATTTACGTAAAGCACCAGGTTGCCGCCCGTCGTTGTTGTTTCGTTAGGGTTCACCGATACTGTTAAAGACGTAAGATTTGTCGGGATACTTAAATTGGAGACGTTTGTAAACGTTACCCCATTATAGGTAGCTCCGGTAATGCTTATGATTTGACTGTTGTAAGAAGCGTTTCCTCCCGTGGCATGGCACAGTTGATTTGACCTGAGCGATTCACATCCTGTAATGTTGCCTGCGGCATCTGTAGGAGTGGAGGTAATGACATAGCTACTATTAGAGGCTGCTATAAAAGGAGTGGTAGACCCAGTAAAAGTCGTTCCGGCTGTTAAATTAAGCACGGCCGAGGTAGCAACGGAGTTATTAGTAAGGTTGTAAATCTTAATGATTTGTGTTCCAGTAAAACTAGGCATCAGAATCAAATAACGTGTATTTCCGCTACTCGTCATACCGGTTATTCTAGGTGCGGTAGTGGAGGTACAGGCGCCTGAAACTACAGTTACTGTGTTAGAAGCGACCGACATACTCTTGTTCGGAGCCAAAACAGTCGCCGTAATAGTATTGCCTGCAGCAAGCAGAGTTGCGGGTAGGCCAGTTATCGTCCAGGTGCCATTAGCCGTTACTGTAGGGCAGGTAGGTTGTCCTGCGCCACCACAAATCGCCGTTCCATTCCGATAAACTGTCACTACCGATCCTGGAGCTTCTACCGAAGTACCGGTAATAGATGTGTTGTTAGCCAGAATAGGTCCTGTTACTACCGGTGCTACGGCAGCTATCTGTGGGAAGCCGGATGTCTGTAAGGTGTTTAGGCTGGTTGCCGGAAAGGAGTTAATTAATGCACGCCATGCAGCGGGAGCATCGTAGTTATAAGCCTGAAAGTTCACACCCCCCACATCCGACACGGTACCTGTTAGACCACTTTGTGCACTTGTTATCGTGATACCGCTCATGCGCAGCGGTGTAGAAGCGGTAATACCTCCTCTGAAGGCTGAAAGCGGTACATAATAGTCGTAGAAGTAGTCGGGGTTACCGCCTGATGTAGAGGCTGCAACCGCCTTCTGCGAATACTGAGCCACGGATCCACTAAAGATTACAGGGCTTCCGCTTGCACCGTGATGAATAATCTGAACTGCAAAGTTGGAGGCAAGCAGCACCTCATACTCAAAACCTGGGTTGGTGCCTGTTCCATCAAATTTACCGTCGCTGTCGATCAGGACGCTGTAACCTTTTGAAGCTGTGGAAGAACCACCTAACCGTATGCGGAACATCAGGTTTGTGCCATCGAAAAAAGCGGTAATGGGAGAACCTGTGGAAGGTGCCGTTGTTGGCGTGGCGGGCGGTGCCAGATCTGTATGTCCGCCCGTGGCACCTGTGTTCAAATCTCCTAAGGGTTCTGTCAACAAAGCCGGAAAAGGCCTGTAAGGTATCTCACTGAAGCTAGCTCCTTCGTCTGACGTTCCAGGAAAGCCGGTAGCCGTGCGCGACACATAGCCGTCGCCGTTGGGATCCAGTATTTTTGCGCCTCCTGATGAGGCTGGGTTATAAATGAGACCGGGTGTCTGGGCTGAAGCTGTGCCGGACCATAAGAACAGAGCGAACAGCAACAGGAGGAATGATCTGAGATGTAAAGTTTTTTTCATGTAATCTAAAATTATTCTAATTGCACTTATGTAAAAATTGCATTATATAATTGCACTTTAAATTAAATACAATATAGTTTATATTATATTTAATTGTTATTGAAAACATCTAATACTATATAATACGTGTATAGAACAACTAGAAGCAGCCAACAGGTAATGCCGGGGTAATAAGACAATTGGGCGCTTTTGTTTTTCCTATATTTTTTATTGTACTGAATTGGTGTCCCCTGAGTTACTACAGCTAGATCAATTCATTAAAAAATAATAGTAAAAGTGCTAATGCGAACAGTGGATGCAGGAGATTTATCTTAGCTATAGGATGCCGACAACAATGCTTGCTGCGTTGCCGCCAAAACCTGCGGCATTGATCATAATCCGCCTGTAACGTAAGGCGGGTTGCTGCACAAGAAGATGGGGGTAGGGGAGTGAGGGAACATGCTGCCGCTGCAGAATGTGTAAAGCATACTGCATGCTCAAAGCGCCGGATGCCCCCAGGGTGTGGCCGATAAGCCACTTGTTGGTGGTGAGAGATGGAAGATTAGAGCCAAACACTGCCTGTATGGCAGTGAGTTCAGCCTTGTCGCCGGCACGGGTGCCGGGCGTGTGGGTAATGATGAGGTCTACGCTTCGGTCTTGCTCCGGCAGTTGCGCCAGTGCCTGCCGCATAGCCTTCTGGAAATTCAGTCCTTCTGCTGATATGCCAGTTTTACTTGTCAGCTTCTCAAAGCCCAAACCAACGGCTTCGATGCACACTGCCCCTGCCTTGGGTTGGTTAATCTGCTCCAGCGCAAATACGGCGGCACCTTCGCCAAGCGTAAATGTATTTTGCTTTTCCTGGGCGTATGGCTGGCAAGGATAGGGGTGATCGTAAAGTTTGGAGTAGATGCTAACAGCCTTCATCTGGGCAATGGTAAAGTCCGTGAGTGGCGCTTCGGTACCTCCGGCCAGAAAACGCTTCGCCATACCTGCTTTAAGCCAGGCAACTCCGTTGGCCACAGCCATAAGGGCTGTGCTGCAGGTAATGGAGTGGCTGATCTGGGCACCACCGGCGTTTACGGCATGCGCCACCCAGCTGGATAAGTTGCCGAGTGTGGTGGTGGGAGAGGCGCTGGACGAAAGCTGCTCCTGTTGAAAAGCCTCAAAGTGTTGCTCAAACAGACCGGTTGCCCCGCGGGATGATCCAATGTTTACCGCCAGGTCGTCATCCGAAGTAAAATTCTCCTGAAGCCATCCCGCCTGGGATGCTGCCTGCTTAGCGGCATACATGGCCAGCAGCACGGAGCGGTCCAACTGCTTGTAAGTTGGGTTAGCGTGTACAAGTTGCTGCAGCTGCAGTTCGGCAGCAGCAGGCAGTGCCGCCACAGGAGTAGGAGTGCCTTGGTGTGGAATCTGCGTGAAAGCGGGAGTACCATTCAGGTAGGCTTGGGCTATTGAGGCCGCATCAAAGCCGAGTGGTGAGATGACACCACAGCCGCGGATGACAATATGTTGCTTCTGTTGCTCCAAAACGGCAGCAAAGGTACGCGATAAATTTTCAAATGGAGCCACCCGCTACAGATGCCTGCCAAACTTTATAACTCCCGAGATAACTGTTATCCGTTCCCTATACTTTAAATTATGCCTTGGCTCTGTTTAATAAGAATATGATCAACCGAAGCCTTCATGCAGTTCCTTAATCGTGCAAAGTGGTTTGGTCCGGGCGAGGGTAGCTCTTATCGCCGGATACAATCTGCTGCATGCCCCGGATTACCTGGTAAACTTGGTCCAGTTGTGTATCGGTGATGCAGTAGGGGGGTATGATGTAGATAATGTTACCCAGCGGACGCAGGACGACGCCGTGGTCCAGGCCATAGCTGTAAAGGGTGTCGCGCAGGTCGCTGAAGTATGATGTGGTGCCATCTGCGAACTCCACGGCCAGAATGGTCCCCTGCTGTCGCACCTGTGCCACCTGAGGAAGCGCTTTTATACTTGCAGCAAAGGCTGCATGCCTTGTCTCGATTCGCTTTATGCAATCCTGAGTCTCCTGCTTTAGGAGCAAATCCATACTTGCCAGGCCCGCGGCGCAGGCAACGGGATTGCCGGTATAGCTGTGGCCATGAAATAAAGTTTTGCCCTTGTCATCACTTAAGAAGGCATCATACACTTTCTCAGATGCGGAGGTTGCGCCTAAGGCCATCGTGCCACCTGTTAAACCCTTGGACATACAAATAATGTCGGGTTGGTGCTGTAGGTAATCAGAGGCGAAGGTGCGGCCGGTGCGGCCGAAGCCCGTCATCACCTCATCGGCAATCGTGAGGATGCTGTGCTGCTGGCAAACTTCCAGCAGGCGGTCCAGCACTTGCGGTGTGTACATTACCATGCCGGCCGTGCCCAGCACCAGTGGCTCATAGATAAAAGCGGCTACATCACCAGCCAAAGCGTAGGCCTCCAGTTGCTTGATCGTTTCTTCTTCCTCGCCCGGCACCGGCACATCAACAAAACATACTTCAAACAAGTACGACCAGAACGGCGCTGTAAACGCACTGCGAGCGCTCACAGCCATGGCGCCAAAGGTATCGCCGTGGTAGCTGTCGCGGAAGGCGACTATTTTTCGTTTGGGCGTGCCGAGATTGCTCCAGTACTGAATGGCCATTTTCATGGCTACCTCCACGGCTGTTGAGCCGTTGTCGGAGTAGAAGATGCGGCTCTGGCCTTTGGGCAAAATCTGCAGCAGGCGCTCGGCAAAGGTAATGGCAGCCGGATGCGTGAAACCCGCAAAAATGACGTGCTCCAACGTGTTCAGCTGCTCCGCTACTTTTTGCGCGATGTAAGGGTGTGCGTGTCCGTGCAGGTTTACCCACCACGAGGCTACGGCATCAATATAGGTCTTGCCATCGTCAGAAAACAAAAGCGCCCCCTCGCCCCGAACAATCGGAATAGGAAGCGCTGCGGTTTTCATTTGGGTATAGGGATGCCAGATGACGTTATGATCACGTTCGGCGAGGTTCATTTGGAAGTATGTTTAAGTACAGGTATGATTCGGCACACCTAAATTTTTATCGTAAAGTTTTTTCGATAGGCTGAGCTGTTTCTAAGTATGCTTTAAACTCCCGGGCGTAGGTTGCCACGGCATCCTTGCAAAAGTCGGCTTCCTGACGGATAGACGGCAGGCGGCGCAAACCGGTATACTTGACGATAAAGTCCTCGGAGGTTTGGTTTTCCTCGCCGTTAAAGATAATGCCCGCCACCGGAATTTTGCGGTAACGCAGCACCTCTGCCGTGAGCAGGGTATGGTTTATACTTCCCAGGTAGTTGCGCGATACCAGCACCACTTCCAGCCCCAACTGCTGCACCAGGTCCAGCACCAGGTAGCGTTTGTTCAGGGGCACCATCAGGCCACCGGCTCCCTCCACGATCAGGTTATTCTGCGTGTCGGGTAGTTTCAGTCCTTTTACATCAATCTCAATGCCTTCGGCAGCGGCAGCCTTGTGCGGGGACGAAGCCATCTTGAGGCGGTAAGCCTCCGGGTGAAAAACCGAACGGGTATTGGAGACAAGGCTCTGCACCGTGTCTGTATCGGTAAAGTCGAGACCGCCCGCTTGCACGGGTTTCCAGTAGTCAGCTTGCAGGGCCTCGGTGAGTATGGCTGCGGCAACTGTTTTGCCCACGTCCGTTCCGATGCCTGTTACGAAATATTGTTTCATGTACCTTTGGCTATGGCCTTCACGAGGCCCTCAATTTCTTGTTCTGTATTAAAAGCATGCACGATAATGCGCAGCCGCTCGGTACCCTGGGGCACAGTGGGCGACAGCACGGGCCGTACATCAAAACCATCTTGTTGCAGCGCAGCCGCCAACTCTTTGAGTCGCTGAGGCTGTTGCGGGAAAACAGACAGTATCACGCTGTTTTCGGGAGAGCAGCGAATGCCCTCCAAGGTGTTCAGTTTTAGGTACAGTTGGTGCGCCAGCTTCTTTGCCCTTTCCCGCTCTTCAGCAAGATCGGGCAGCAAGACATAAGCGCATTTCAGGCTCACCAACGCATGCGTTGGCAGCCCGGTAGTATAAATAAAAGCGCGACTGTAATTGATGAGGAAGTCGCGGAGCACGTTAGGTCCTACTACGGCCGCACCATGGCTTCCCAAGGCCTTGCCGTACGTAAGCACGCGTGCAAACACGTCCTGCTGCAGCCCCAGGGCCGAAACAAGTCCTTCGCCTTCCGCACCGTAGAGGCCCACGGCATGTGCCTCATCTACTATAAGCGCTGCCTGATGTTCGTTACACACTTGGGCCAGTTCCTCTAAAGGAGCCTGGTCGCCATCCATGGAGTAAACCGATTCCGCCAACACATATACTTGCCCGGCAGCGTGTTTTAGCTTCTGCTGCAAATCCGCCACGCTGTTATGCCGAAACGGGAAGGCTTTGGCAAAGCTGAGGCGCAGCCCGTCTTTCATGGAGGCATGGCTGGCCTCATCGTAAAAAACGGTATCGCCGCGCTGTGGCAAAGCCGATAGCAAACCAATATTAGCTGTGTAGCCGGAGTTAAAAAGCAAGGCCGCCTCCGCCTGGTGAAAGCCTGCAATCGTACTTTCCAGCTCCTCAAAAAGCAGGTGGTTACCAGATAAAAGGCGGGAGCCGGTTGCTCCCAAAGGCAGATGCTTGTACTTGTGTTCCTCGGCACGGATCAGCTCCCGCAGCCTTTCGGAACGCGCTAAACCAAGATAATCATTTGAGCAGAAATCCACCAGCCCGGAGGTGGTCTTTAACGCCCGCAAATTTCCCTGTTCTTTCCGCTCCGTGAGCTTCTGCTGCAGCTTGTATGACAAAGGATGATGTGACAAAGGACAAAGGAATTAGAAGTTGTTGTACTAAAATGTCTCTTTTGTCTTATGTCAAATAGTCTTTTGTCTACCCAACCACCGGCTGCGCTTCTTCCTTGAATGATTTTCTCGGGCTTAGGCCCAGCAACTGGAACATCGCTTTGTCCGCATCGAAATCCGGGTTAGGCGTTGTCAACAGCTTTTCGCCGGTAAAGATGGAGTTGGCGCCAGCCAGGAAGCAAAGTGCCTGGTCTGTTACGCTCATGCGCTCACGGCCAGCCGACAGGCGCACCATGGATTGTGGCATCAGGATTCGCGCGGTAGCGATCATGCGCACCATCTCCCAAACCGAAACAAGCGGCTGGTTCTCCAGTGGGGTTCCTTTAACAGGCACCAGGGCATTTACCGGAACCGACTCCGGGTGCTGCTCCATGGTTGACAAGGTATGCAGCATGCCGATGCGGTCTTCGTCCGTCTCGCCTAAACCGATGATACCACCTGAGCAAACCGAAATACCGGCCTTGCGCACGTTATCAATTGTGTTCAAACGATCATCGTAGGTGCGGGTAGTGATGA
Above is a window of Pontibacter akesuensis DNA encoding:
- the lysA gene encoding diaminopimelate decarboxylase; translated protein: MEFLAETEPMLNLNPEQLQQHATPLYVYDLNLLRQTLQFAQQEAGKYNFHVHYALKANANGPILDAMREFGFGADCVSGNEVKAAIENGFAAKDVVFAGVGKSDAEINYALEQEIFCFNCESSHELEVLNELAEKKGTVARIALRINPNVNANTHKYITTGLEENKFGINAWELEAVLDLIQKLKHIQLIGIHFHIGSQITDLTVFKNLCTRVNEFQEWFLARNIMLEHVNVGGGLGVDYYAPEQNLIPDFAAYFGLFNQFLELRPGQQVHFELGRALVAQCGTLVSRVLYIKNGVTTNFAILDAGMTELIRPALYQSYHKIQNLTSQKQEVRYDVVGPICESSDCFGKAVNLPETNRGDLIAIRTAGAYGEVMASGYNLREKAQAIYI
- a CDS encoding aspartate kinase, yielding MKILKFGGTSVGSADRMKAVASLIQSDEPTIVVLSAMSGTTNSLVQIAEKLFQNDKAEARALINALHDKYKQVVDALYTTDEKKKQANGLLTQHFEHLTAFTLDLFTVHEERAVLAQGELLSTALFQFFLEEHSITSVLLPALNFMKIDENEEPDAAYIAKNLQKELALHPDVKLFITQGYICRNAFGEVDNLKRGGSDYSASLIGAAADAAEIQIWTDIDGMHNNDPRIVKNTYPIAELSYDEAAELAYFGAKILHPSSVLPAKQKNIPVRLLNTMEPEAKGTTISSTSEGGKLKAVAAKDGITAIKIKSGRMLLAYGFLRSVFEVFERFKTPIDMITTSEVAVSLTIDNDKYLDEIVAELTKFGQVEVDREQTIVCVVGDFIAERSGSGLAIFEALKQIPLRMISYGGSKNNISLLINTENKVEALTKLNDGIFSRN
- a CDS encoding S8 family serine peptidase, with the translated sequence MIKIYLPFLSSLIMILAFSSCRQEEASPIRNVKAGPTLLRVQAGDGPCVSYTYFLDNQKKSLGSVFTKQVLVSFSDGLSTEAEADILAKYEFVKGKNGQLSSNSAILHNVELTDGLNCKEVERAMRLLAGEAAITYVAPYFLNEDGLLGISNEAIVTVQDGQDAALQQLATTYRAEVLMQLSGKTYLVRVDKDSKGNALELANFLKNKPGIAHAEPDFVVSLQVSEETTYPVVTRRSRLALAQ